The nucleotide sequence GCGCAGGATGTTGAAGCTGAACGGGTCTTCGAACACCTCTTCATCGAAGTTGGCCGAACGGTAGAACATCAGCACCCGCTGGCCCTTCTTGATCTGCACGCCACTGAGCTCGTAGTCCTCCAGCGCGGTGCGCTGGAACGAGGTCACCGGAGTCGCCCATCGCACGATCTCGTCGGCCGCGGTCTCCGGACGCTCCCGCTTGTAGAGCTCCCACTGCTCGGGGTTGTCGGCGAACGCCATCATCCCCTGGGTAATCGAGTTGCGGGTGGTCTCGTTGCCGGCAACGGCCAGCATCACCACGAAGAACCCGAACTCATCGTCGGAGAGCTTTTCACCGTCGATGTCGGCCTGGATCAGCTGAGTCACGATGTCGTCGCCGGGGTTCTTGGCCTTTTCTTCGGCCATCTTCATCGCGTAGCCGATCAACTCCACCGAGGAGGCCTTCGCGTCGATATGCGCGAACTCGGGGTCCTCGGTGCCGGTCATTTCGTTGGACCAGTCGAACAGCTTGCCGCGATCTTCCTGTGGAATGCCGAGCAAGCCCGCGATCGCCTGCAGGGGCAGCTCACACGACACCTGCTCGACAAAGTCGCCCGACCCCGCGGCCGCCGCCGCCTTCGCGATGTTCTGGGCGCGGTCGTTGAGCTCGTCGTGCAGACGTCCGATCGCCCGGGGGGTGAAACCACGCGAGATGATCTTGCGCAGCCGGGTGTGGTGCGGCGCATCCATGTTCAGCATGACGAAGCGCTGGACGTCGATGTCCTCACGCGCGATGTCGTTCTTGAACCTGGGGATCACCCCGTTTTCGTAGCTCGAGAACACATCGCTGCGCCGAGACACTTCCTTGACGTCCTTGAGCTTGGTAATCGCCCAGAAGCCGCCGTCGTGGAAACCGCCACCCTGGCCAGGAAGTTGTTCGTCCCACCAGATGGGCTCAGCGGATCGCAGCTCGGCAAACTCTTCGACCGGCAACCGCTCGGCATAAATGTCGGGGTCGGTGAAGTCGAACCCAGGCGGAAGGTTGGGGCAAGGCACGCTAGTTCTCCTTAGTGACGAATCCCTCTTGCGGGGCGTGTCTGGCGATCCCAGGACACTAGTTGTCCTAGTGATGCTCTATTGCCAGTAAAACATGGCTTCACCGCTGACAAAAGGCAGCGAACCATCGTCGCTTGTCAGAGTAATGAAACGTGTTCTAGCCTGACCACATGGGTAACCCGGTAATCGTAGAGGCGACGCGCAGTCCAATCGGCAAGCGCAACGGATGGCTGTCAGGCCTGCACGCGACCGAGTTGTTGGGGGCGGTTCAGAAGGCATTGGTGCACAAGGCCGGGCTCTCGTCGGGTCTACAACCCGGAGATGTCGAACAGGTCATCGGCGGTTGCGTGACGCAGTTCGGGGAGCAGTCCAACAACATCAGCCGAGTGGCGTGGCTGACCGCCGGCCTTCCCGATCATGTCGGCGCCACCACTGTCGACTGCCAGTGCGGCAGCGGCCAGCAAGCCAACCATTTGATCGCCGGCCTGATCGCGATCGGGGCCATCGACATCGGCATTGCCTGCGGGATCGAGGCGATGAGCCGGGTGGGCCTGGGCGCCAACGCCGGGCCGGACCGCTCCGCAATCCGGGCCAAGTCCTGGGACATCGACATGCCGAACCAGTTCGAAGCCGCCGAGCGCATCGCCAAGCGCCGCGGGATCACCCGCCAAGACATCGACGCGTTCGGACTCGAATCCCAGTTGCGCGCCAAGCGCGCCTGGGACGAACACCGCTTTGATCGCGAAATCTCACCGATCGAGGCCCCAGTGCTCGATGAGCAGAAGCAGCCCACCAGCGAGCTGCACATGGTCTCTCGGGACCAGGGTCTGCGCGACACCACCATGGCGGGCTTGAGTGAGCTCAAGCCGGTAATGGAGGGCGGCATTCACACCGCGGGCACGTCATCGCAGATTTCGGACGGCGCGGCCGCCGTGTTGTGGATGGACGAGGAAAAGGCCAGGGCACTCGGTTTGCGCCCACGCGCCCGCATCGTCAGCCAGGCGCTCGTGGGCGCCGAGCCGTACTACCACCTGGACGGGCCGGTGCAGTCGACGGCAAAGGTGCTCGAGAAGGCCGGGATGAAGATGGGCGACATCGACATCGTGGAGATCAACGAGGCTTTCGCATCGGTGGTGCTGTCCTGGGCGCGGGTTCACGAACCCGACATGGCCAAGGTCAACGTCAACGGCGGCGCGATCGCCCTGGGCCACCCGGTGGGATGCACCGGCAGCCGGTTGATCACCACCGCACTGCACGAGCTGGAACGCACCGACCAGAGCACCGCGCTGATCACCATGTGCGCGGGCGGGGCCCTGTCCACCGGCACCATTCTCGAGCGAATCTAGCCGTTCGGTGCGTGTCTCCGACGAGCGTCGCATCGAGGCCGCGCAGGCCTACATCGACGCGCTGGTCACCCATGACGCCGCGGTGGTGCCGTTCGCGGCCGGCTGCACCCGGATCGAACAAGGCATTCGAAACGGGTTCTCCGGCAATCACCTGCGGCGCAGCCTCAATCGTGGACCGCAGTACCGGGTGATTGCCGATACGACGCCGCCGGACTACCGCATCGTCGGCGATCGGGTGCATGCGGAGTACGACGTGTTGACCAAGGCCGCTTTCGGGAGCCGCCGTATCGCCTCACGGGTCGTCGAGACCTTCGTGATTCCCGCCGACAGTCCCAGCGGTAAAGCCGAGATTGCGCACATCAACGTCCGTTTCCGCCCATTCATTCAGCGATAGCGTGAGGGCACCGGCCGCCGAATGACCCGCGCCGTCAGCCACCAGCGACCTTAGGATGTTGTCATGCCGAAATCACCTCCGCGGTTTCTGAATTCGCCCTTCACCGACTTCTTCATCAAGTGGATGTCGCGCATCAACACCTTCATGTACCGCCGCAACGGCGGTGAGGGCCTGGGCGGCACCTTCCAGAAGATTCCCGTCGCGCTACTGACCACTACCGGCCGCAAGACCGGCGAGCCGCGGGTTAGCCCGCTGTATTTTCACCGCGACGGCGATCGGGTGATTGTCGCTGCGTCCAAAGGTGGTTCGGCAAAAAACCCGATGTGGTACCTCAACCTCAAGGCCAACCCCAAGGTGGGGGTGCAGATCAAGAAGGAAGTGCTCGACCTGACCGCGCGAGACGCCACCGACGAGGAGCGCGCCCGGTACTGGCCGAAGTTGGTGGACATGTATCCCTCCTATGAGGACTACCAGTCCTGGACCGACCGGACGATTCCGATCGTCGTCTGCGAGCCCTAGCCCGAGAAGAACGCCCGACGCTTGAATCGGTGTGGCCGGCGATGACTAGGCGCCGTACACCGGAACCGATGGCCTTGACTTGGCCAGCAGGTCGGCCACCACAAGGCGCAGCTCGGCGGGATCCCACTTGGCACCTTTGTCGACCTCGGGTCCGTGCGCCCAGCCTTCGGCTACCCGGATCACGCCGCCCTCGACCTCGAAGACCTTCCCCGTCACGGCACCGGCTTCGGCGCTGGCCAGCCATACCACCAGCGGGGAGACGTTCTCCGGAGCCATCGCGTCAAAACCCTCGTCGGGTTTGGCCATCATCTCCGCAAAGACCGTTTCGGTCATGCGGGTGCGGGCCGCGGGCGCGATCGCGTTGACGGTGACCCCGTAGCGCCCCATCTCGGCCGCGCCGACGAGCGTCAACGCCGCGATACCGGCCTTGGCGGCGCTGTAGTTGGCCTGCCCGACACTGCCTTGCAGTCCCGCACCGGAACTGGTGTTGATGATCCGTGCGTCAACGGTCTTGCCCGCCTTGGAAAGCCCGCGCCAATACGACGCCGCATGTCGCATGGTGGCAAAGTGGCCCTTGAGGTGCACGGCGATGACGGCGTCGAATTCTTCCTCACTGGTGTTGGCCATCATCCTGTCGCGCACGATGCCTGCGTTGTTGACCAGAACGTCCAGGCCACCGAACGTATCGACGGCG is from Mycobacterium marinum and encodes:
- a CDS encoding cytochrome P450, whose translation is MPCPNLPPGFDFTDPDIYAERLPVEEFAELRSAEPIWWDEQLPGQGGGFHDGGFWAITKLKDVKEVSRRSDVFSSYENGVIPRFKNDIAREDIDVQRFVMLNMDAPHHTRLRKIISRGFTPRAIGRLHDELNDRAQNIAKAAAAAGSGDFVEQVSCELPLQAIAGLLGIPQEDRGKLFDWSNEMTGTEDPEFAHIDAKASSVELIGYAMKMAEEKAKNPGDDIVTQLIQADIDGEKLSDDEFGFFVVMLAVAGNETTRNSITQGMMAFADNPEQWELYKRERPETAADEIVRWATPVTSFQRTALEDYELSGVQIKKGQRVLMFYRSANFDEEVFEDPFSFNILRNPNPHVGFGGTGAHYCIGANLARMTINLIFNAVADHMPDLKPISAPERLRSGWLNGIKHWQVDYTGKCPVSH
- a CDS encoding steroid 3-ketoacyl-CoA thiolase; its protein translation is MGNPVIVEATRSPIGKRNGWLSGLHATELLGAVQKALVHKAGLSSGLQPGDVEQVIGGCVTQFGEQSNNISRVAWLTAGLPDHVGATTVDCQCGSGQQANHLIAGLIAIGAIDIGIACGIEAMSRVGLGANAGPDRSAIRAKSWDIDMPNQFEAAERIAKRRGITRQDIDAFGLESQLRAKRAWDEHRFDREISPIEAPVLDEQKQPTSELHMVSRDQGLRDTTMAGLSELKPVMEGGIHTAGTSSQISDGAAAVLWMDEEKARALGLRPRARIVSQALVGAEPYYHLDGPVQSTAKVLEKAGMKMGDIDIVEINEAFASVVLSWARVHEPDMAKVNVNGGAIALGHPVGCTGSRLITTALHELERTDQSTALITMCAGGALSTGTILERI
- a CDS encoding nitroreductase family deazaflavin-dependent oxidoreductase yields the protein MPKSPPRFLNSPFTDFFIKWMSRINTFMYRRNGGEGLGGTFQKIPVALLTTTGRKTGEPRVSPLYFHRDGDRVIVAASKGGSAKNPMWYLNLKANPKVGVQIKKEVLDLTARDATDEERARYWPKLVDMYPSYEDYQSWTDRTIPIVVCEP
- a CDS encoding SDR family oxidoreductase, with amino-acid sequence MGLLDGRVVIVTGAGGGIGRAHALAFAAEGARVVVNDIGVGLDGSPAGGGSAAHGVVDEITAAGGEAVANGSDVSNWQQAADLISTAVDTFGGLDVLVNNAGIVRDRMMANTSEEEFDAVIAVHLKGHFATMRHAASYWRGLSKAGKTVDARIINTSSGAGLQGSVGQANYSAAKAGIAALTLVGAAEMGRYGVTVNAIAPAARTRMTETVFAEMMAKPDEGFDAMAPENVSPLVVWLASAEAGAVTGKVFEVEGGVIRVAEGWAHGPEVDKGAKWDPAELRLVVADLLAKSRPSVPVYGA